Sequence from the Brienomyrus brachyistius isolate T26 unplaced genomic scaffold, BBRACH_0.4 scaffold40, whole genome shotgun sequence genome:
tgaacttatttttccatttataaatcctctattattgttagtcttctcccgattttcttaccgctgcaccgacagtttgacgtgccaacagcattatttgttacaagtaaggttattttaatttaagtctatattcttggtcgcgttctccccatgtcgtcgtggggtttcctccgggtacttgctaaattgcccgtaggagtgcatgtgtgagtgaatggtgtgtgagtgtgccctgcaatgggctggcccccccatcctcgatttttccctgcctcgcgcccattgcttccgggataggcaacccagtaggataaccggtttggaaaatggattgatagattcttggtcacagaaaaatattaaaaattgaaggaaatgcagcgtttctgaagtttaaacatattgaacataatacatatttacattatttgaaatgggagaaattgattgaggtcacgcacttttcaggtcaggaactaagttcgtaagccgaggtatgactgtatattgaaatatgtttgtgtaaaattccgtatattgtttggattatatttaaattttatgtgcaggttagttagtgtcatatgcagggttgccaaccctcactcaagatgtcttgtagtcaatctgttttgttccattataaacctaaaattagctccatcaaaagtgttggggtagtctgcaaaccctccagactatttacaaggtagtaagactgttacacatatggagatgaatgtgcagacttgtctggaattgagaatctcacgccagccagctgaccaaagatagcagctctgcctgtgcagtaatgcggttgttgattgggaaggtgtgggtcagtgcagaagtgtagtccacatgtcaggagtgactgacagctccattgcattgcctgtatgttgtttttcctcattcagaatcagacgatttgagaaagctgtttgctggagcgacgacagatactgggcaacttgggacaagtggggagaggtgattgactggggagatgagaaagagctgtgctccccagcagaatcaccttctgaccaggctgacagttccactgagtcacattcccgaaggcgaattgccaaggcagttagctggacggatgatgcttattgggcagcctgggacaagtgggaagagatcatctgctggggtgatgaagaggagtgctcccaagtaactccacccactagccagcttgggagggataaggggatagatgtacatgggttggaggcttttgtgatgaataacaggacaatctccataaagcctgtagacaaccatcgAGACAGTCTGgagataggagctgtgctggtagacctctgccagtttgatctcgaatatttagatcaaagtaaatttaattttgaaattgtacaagtacaaattggagaagtcaaagtggaggagactagagaaaaggcttttgaaaaagcatttgaattggaaattgtggatgtggcagtagaagttataaacagtgaaatccagctgaatgctataaatttggatattgttgaaactaaggtggacaaattattattggaagaactgatcattggcgatttagaagcaggcaatgtgaaggtgtcagtgtcaaatggcaatgtggtgaaggtacccttaaggtacccttcgccacagaggaacagaaggaccaggcaaccttagaccatactctctggtggttgactcgtggcaactggacttgtctctgaaagttagaaacgtttcgctgctcatccaagcagcttcttcagactgagggaggtagtaagtgtccacatatttatcctcctgggtaagtagtataagggggctcgttgagtgaaacaaagtggggggggggggggagttgcgggtagatgtaaccagtccctcctactccaatagagtgggtcgttaagggtggtccacctggtggaggtgtgaattgggtctgtttttttcctgggaattatttttgttttggcaaatgatgagagggccgcaggttaaattggagacaggtcgtgcctaatgcctctacctctgttgagtgaggggttgtgcatttgcacatgcaaagctgcttggatgagtggtgaaacgtttctacctttcagagagggacaatgtctttggatgtcttttgtcttatgcagtctgggagttgactgaatgctggggcgggggtagcttttcctttgtagtggggtccggtggggcgccttgggctctgtggggcccggtggtgctgctgccttgggccccagtctggatgggcctgggcccccctccctggatggatttcggggaacggggagtgctTATGGgcgtcagcgggggagctggctccgggggggggaggtattttgcccccccccccccccattcctttcctccccatccctaaatgcttccctcctcccgctccatcacaccaccacacatgtagggctttgaggtgtagatgtgttgctgggatacagggtaggtattcctcctctgtcccctcgcgaccacctgtacctcattcatacactacaacgtagacactctcattacttactctctcatgacacatacatttagggccttgggggtgggcacacagaatggcatccagagggcggtctgttcattcagccttacctctggtgccagggcccacatctcaattttaatcacacatagacattgagggctctggggagaggccaagctaacaccagctgttggtcggcagggggtggttagtgccatgcccttcacctgttttaaaagcactttagaacaacacacaccaacaccacatctgagcgggcgaaggggggcatggggtcttttcacacccccgttccctgttcgccatttggggctgggggctgagaggaagagctggccgtctggtcggggtctgggctggtgggcttctcggctactgtggggtccggggtgatcttctggtctcctcgccagaggaaaaataggggtccacatagagtatatatggggagtgagagtatgtgtacagcgttcatttctgtgtgtctaaatgttgggtgaatgtgtaaatatttgtttatgtctgcatgagggtgggaacgtatgcttgtatatgtgtgtgcctgtttgtctatacacacgtgtcaggttgggtcctagactccacctgaaataacatctcgggcacaataaagtggtcctccgcagagggggggtggtggagggaaaaaaaaagaaaaaaagcttgtgacccaccgaccgatttcttatttgattactgttgttccttgtcttgtttttgacccctcgtcgtctgcttttgtttttattagtgtctctagtgtttttcccctttcctcctttgaatccctgagtgagtcgtccactctctgtttctgcttgctccatgacacgctgtcgctctcaatccgccctggacctgtgacagtatttctgtttttgcttttgtttggacgtactgagtttaggatacctagcttagaaggaatagtttagcctgtcatgtgtaacgttgttaaatgcgctgatatcagtgttatgtcacagtaccagaaacttaaaatggtacattttgttttctttttgttttcttgcaattactacatacaaatgtttaatgttttgctgacatctaattagaaaataaatgcatttatgctttaaattatctttttgttgtcttcaatcatttcaacaggtgaaaatgacctgaaatcaatgagtttgaacactggacactacattccgtgtttgtgtataaagtcatgtttagcggacatgcgagttcattcgtatccttttccccagagacaaaaagtaggctaggctaatggggaaaaaaacacacaaatatatagacctaatgtcagtgtattattcatgaagttttgtaatatctgagaccaaattaaacgtaatctgtgtatttaatggatttatgtgctattgctactggtttaattggtaaataggcctttttccaagcaattgaatatttaaatgggaatgttttacgttattgatttagctttaatcatgaagtaccaagcttgatatcaatccatgtctaatgtgacatattcaggacatgcaaagtctatacacataggcacagactatggctgggattcgtgtggcctccaaaccgcttatcctactgggtcgcggggggtccggagcctatcccggaagcaatgggcacgaggcagggaacaacccaggatggggggctagcccatcgcagggcacactcacacaccattcacccacacatgcacacctatgggcaatttagcaactccaattagccccagcatgtttttggactatgggggggaaccggagtacccggaggaaaccccacgacgacatggggagaacatgcaaactccacacacatgtgatccaggcggagattcgaacctgggtcccagaggtgtgaggcaacagtgctaaccactgcaccaccatgccgccctactgcatggtatatattctttaaatttatttaatattagttacataattactcatatagaccatgttaatacttaaCAATGCATGTAAAGAGAATTATACTCTCATTTGACATTAATGTGTGAAgtgcatgtaagtatggaatatccatccattggctgtagcacttatcctattcaaggtcaaagccagaagctatggatgcaagactgggacaacaggagctgaccctgacaggaagctcatctcataatgatattccccacaccgtgCTACTTCTTGCAGAGCTCTGCTGGGGTAggcgacgcatccagttaggatgctcttgatgacacagttataaagtgtcctgaggataaggggacttgtgccacaccttttagctcgtcgaaggtagaagggccgctgctatgcatttaaatttttcccaatatgataaatgtagcgtggaaaaagtaaccatatcagtttacatgggcttctacagggggttaagtatccatccatccattttctgaagccacttaattccaactggggttgcctggggactggaacttatcccaagaacactgggcacaagtgggaaccaaccctggggattcaccaacacaccacagggtgcacacacaactacaggaccaatttagactcaccattcaacccctcttgaatgcttttggaccgtgggaggaaactacagcgcctggtgaaaactcagacaaacagagggagagcgtgcaaactccacgcagaaaggacttgggattgaacacaggaccttcttgctgtaaggcagcagggcaaaccactgcgccaccatgctgcccccgtgttaagtatgataagtaatatgacaaatgtcatagcttagctatagatatgcataaaatgtacggaaagacgatataaacatcttgttactggttcataatcatagtgagaatatcttattgttatgcaaacgttggtgcttcctttgtttctgatttgtgtcttcaggatctccagggcagcttgtggacaaacaggaggtgacgcctatgaaaggagacactgtcagtattcagtgtcactatactgacatttacattgacatgatgtggtgtaggatgggcaggggctcctgtgtagagaattctgggagtttggatgggaggcctgtggagctcagtgatgaaagagttaataaagtgctcagcgtcacaatgaggcgactggagaggaaggacacgggctggtacctgtgtgtggcagaaaacctgcagacactccttcctattaaagtcaatccacaaccacacacagcactgaatgtaagtaattaattaaaatatgtcagtcgtttatactctattaaaaataaataaaggctaaatggatcCCAAATCTTTCCCTCGTGAAGGAAGTTGGCGCATTTTTTggggaagaatctgtttgggggagggggcgtgcactgtactcactggggtattaccaacaagcaccagggtgaacaaaatactcagctaaagtcagagcaaagctaaaaagaatgaaattaagcagttttagctgactttagcggacattcttataataaactaatttcttacgggtattatacttgatatatgaagtatgttaacaccccttggcctagatttgtggtctttcattcctctgaatcctttgaTCATCCCCattcaaattcatccattgctgttaatttccttattggattttctgtcattctgaatttttcagaaaacctacttattttgcacaggccaaaaattttgtccaatcttctactttgtaatttggcaccctgacagaggcccatccaaaatactggctcaccaaatttgggtttaatccattcattcctgtagcaacaccatcaggtcaaatttcaagatatgtttctgcatgtaaattctgaattcttaaacctgggattatgatctttggtgtgtttaaagtcatggcttgtctaacttcgattgcactcattaattaagtctgtcatattgtcattttgaatttttctgaaaaaaaagttttttggaaacctaggctgttgatccaatcatcatcaaatttggggtgcatcatctagaagggattgtgaccaaaagttactaaaagtcagatgctatggccactatcatccaatgaatttgatgacaaagccactgaacaggatgtgtggccatatctcaacaaaactttgattggataaaattgatttggtgactggacttggggcccaattctgaggaataagaacaaaatagcgtcattccaccactaggtggtgttgcaataagtaaacatgccttgtggctaataactgttgaatggattgacctaggggggcggcatggtggtgcagtggtcagcactgttgcctcacacctctgggacccgggttcgagtctccacctgggttacgtgtgtgtggagtttgcatgttctccccatgtcgtcgtggggtttcctccaggtactccggtttcctcccacagtccaaatacatgctgagcctaattggacttgcta
This genomic interval carries:
- the LOC125722595 gene encoding uncharacterized protein LOC125722595 translates to MARIRRFEKAVCWSDDRYWATWDKWGEVIDWGDEKELCSPAESPSDQADSSTESHSRRRIAKAVSWTDDAYWAAWDKWEEIICWGDEEECSQVTPPTSQLGRDKGIDVHGLEAFVMNNRTISIKPVDNHRDSLEIGAVLVDLCQFDLEYLDQSKFNFEIVQVQIGEVKVEETREKAFEKAFELEIVDVAVEVINSEIQLNAINLDIVETKVDKLLLEELIIGDLEAGNVKVSVSNGNVVKVPLRYPSPQRNRRTRQP